Proteins from one Chitinophaga oryzae genomic window:
- a CDS encoding FkbM family methyltransferase, producing MSLIEKVLNTPELINQPPVLVDIGASGAIHFRWKKIAKYAVCIAFDPDDRKYGYIVRENDNYRKLYVFNCVVADTSSEGQPFYLTQSPYCSSFLVPRTEDLKPYAFADKFTVERETKLMTRTIPEVLQELNIGYIDWFKTDSQGLDLRIFQSLDEKMARDIKIAEFEPGIMHAYHGEDKLHAVLRHMDNLPFFLSEITVKGPNRISQEQLKSVSSSPFLQKLLAASHKETAGWGEMVYLNNFDARDHQSQRDLLLGWVIATLNEEYGLALQIAAQGAEQYKAPIFEELRRGSIKNIRRSLWKLRFMSHVWRKLF from the coding sequence ATGTCATTAATAGAAAAAGTACTTAATACACCGGAGTTAATCAATCAGCCGCCCGTGTTGGTGGATATCGGCGCGTCGGGCGCTATCCACTTCAGGTGGAAGAAGATTGCGAAATATGCCGTCTGCATTGCCTTTGACCCGGATGACCGGAAATATGGTTACATCGTCCGTGAAAACGATAATTACCGGAAACTGTATGTTTTTAACTGTGTGGTGGCGGATACTTCCAGCGAGGGGCAACCGTTTTACCTTACACAGTCGCCTTACTGCTCCAGCTTTCTGGTACCCCGCACGGAGGACCTGAAGCCGTATGCTTTTGCGGACAAGTTTACCGTGGAGCGGGAAACGAAGCTGATGACGCGCACCATCCCGGAGGTATTACAGGAACTGAATATCGGGTATATCGACTGGTTCAAAACGGATTCACAGGGACTGGACCTGCGTATCTTCCAGTCGCTCGATGAAAAGATGGCCCGCGATATTAAAATAGCAGAATTTGAGCCGGGCATTATGCATGCTTACCATGGCGAAGATAAACTGCATGCTGTGCTGCGGCATATGGACAACCTGCCCTTTTTCCTCAGTGAAATCACCGTAAAGGGACCGAACCGCATTTCACAGGAACAGCTGAAGAGCGTCAGCTCCAGCCCCTTCCTGCAGAAGCTGTTGGCCGCTTCTCATAAGGAAACTGCCGGCTGGGGTGAAATGGTGTACCTGAATAATTTCGATGCCCGCGATCATCAGTCTCAGCGCGACCTGCTCCTGGGCTGGGTCATCGCCACGCTCAATGAAGAGTATGGCCTCGCCTTGCAGATAGCCGCCCAGGGCGCCGAACAATACAAAGCGCCTATTTTTGAAGAACTGCGCCGCGGCAGCATCAAAAATATACGCCGCAGCTTATGGAAGCTCCGGTTTATGAGCCATGTGTGGAGAAAACTGTTTTAA
- a CDS encoding EndoS/ChiA family endoglycosidase produces the protein MKPKCLSFSLLTAFMMMLFGISCTKDQRPADVAANSEAAKASGAVTESLDSLLAYKSRPHEIYAAFYRLEGPCYGPAPFGTNFSQVPDSLDILILFCFSPSSPIASQVPGWINTLHTKGTKVILTGGLDLVAGATHDSIGYAKTAKHIMDSVVNKYGFDGYDIDIESEPSGQELTDMAGVYKALSKYLGPKSGTGKLLTFDTNRSGSNSLFQKVYTMVDYVWLQAYGRGASTLQSTWSTFAPYIQSSQFVPGFSFYEERGYPSNVWYDVTYPVNGTGRAYDYARWEPTSGKKGGVFSYAIDRDAPLTSSTDNTMYAPTYIVSKQLIQIMNPSGGSTTTGVIFYQDASYGGAASQPIAKGNYTLSQLQAKGVANDWASSVKIPSGWSVTIYADDNFSGTSWTLTSSNSWLGGLSPSANDKMSSVKIQ, from the coding sequence ATGAAACCGAAATGTTTATCGTTCAGTTTATTGACCGCCTTTATGATGATGCTCTTCGGCATCAGCTGTACTAAAGACCAACGTCCCGCCGATGTAGCTGCCAACAGTGAAGCAGCCAAAGCATCAGGGGCTGTTACTGAATCCCTTGACAGTCTGCTGGCGTACAAAAGCAGGCCCCATGAAATCTATGCAGCCTTTTACCGGCTGGAAGGCCCCTGCTATGGCCCGGCGCCATTTGGCACCAACTTCTCACAGGTACCCGACAGCCTGGACATATTAATCCTCTTTTGTTTCTCTCCCTCTTCTCCGATAGCATCCCAGGTACCCGGATGGATTAACACGCTGCATACGAAAGGCACCAAAGTAATCCTGACAGGAGGGTTAGACCTCGTTGCCGGCGCTACCCATGATTCTATAGGTTACGCCAAAACAGCCAAACATATCATGGACAGTGTAGTCAATAAATATGGTTTCGACGGGTATGATATCGATATAGAAAGTGAACCGTCCGGCCAGGAACTGACCGATATGGCCGGCGTATATAAGGCGCTCTCCAAATACCTGGGCCCCAAATCCGGCACAGGGAAGTTATTAACATTCGATACCAACAGAAGCGGCAGCAACAGTCTTTTCCAAAAGGTGTATACCATGGTCGACTATGTGTGGCTGCAGGCATACGGACGCGGCGCCAGCACCCTGCAATCCACCTGGTCCACCTTCGCTCCCTATATTCAATCTTCACAGTTTGTACCCGGTTTCTCGTTTTATGAAGAAAGAGGTTATCCTTCCAACGTATGGTATGATGTAACCTATCCCGTGAACGGCACCGGCCGCGCTTATGACTACGCCCGGTGGGAACCTACCTCCGGTAAAAAAGGCGGCGTATTCAGTTATGCGATAGACAGAGATGCACCACTGACATCTTCCACCGATAACACCATGTACGCACCTACCTACATCGTCAGCAAACAACTGATCCAGATTATGAACCCCAGTGGCGGCAGCACCACAACCGGGGTGATATTTTACCAGGACGCAAGCTATGGTGGCGCAGCGTCGCAGCCCATCGCCAAAGGCAATTACACCTTATCCCAGTTACAGGCAAAAGGTGTGGCGAATGATTGGGCATCTTCCGTAAAAATCCCTTCCGGCTGGTCTGTTACTATTTATGCCGATGACAATTTCTCCGGTACCTCCTGGACGCTGACCAGCAGCAACAGCTGGCTGGGTGGGCTGTCTCCCAGCGCGAACGACAAAATGAGTTCCGTAAAAATCCAGTAA
- a CDS encoding ArsR/SmtB family transcription factor → MIELFKILSNEHRIQILTWLKDPHEHFAAEDIEPEVKDYGVCMSVIQRKAGISQSTASAYLSSMVSCGLLKSVREGQWTYYKRNEEKIRELAEYIKETL, encoded by the coding sequence ATGATAGAACTGTTTAAGATTTTATCCAATGAGCATCGCATCCAGATCCTTACCTGGCTGAAGGACCCGCATGAACACTTTGCGGCGGAGGATATCGAACCGGAGGTAAAAGACTACGGGGTATGTATGAGCGTGATCCAGAGGAAAGCGGGGATCTCCCAGTCCACCGCTTCGGCTTATCTCTCTTCTATGGTCAGCTGCGGGTTGCTGAAGTCTGTCCGGGAAGGCCAGTGGACGTATTACAAACGTAACGAAGAAAAGATCAGGGAACTGGCAGAATATATTAAAGAGACCCTTTGA
- a CDS encoding metallophosphoesterase family protein, whose product MMAGLSVPMLSTATPSATGKDTFTPIRFGIISDLHQDFAFDAARRLEAFIGDMQQLKPDMIIQLGDFCQPKQENNIIMDIWNRFKGPAYHVVGNHETDGGFTPADAARYWKIPHTYYSFDLKGYHFVVLDGNDVNPDHKPRWKYERFIGEEQLQWLAKDLDNTQLPVIVFCHQGFDNDNAVENAAQVRLLFEHANKKAGFRKVQLAFSGHFHQDYYNRINDVHHVQINSATYFWRGTRYVDEPFDAAIHQQYPLMKYMSFYRDPLWALVEIHADGTTKITGRTSSFVGKTPTALGMPENAWTYPAVPHISNRTLKLSKRLA is encoded by the coding sequence ATGATGGCGGGTTTAAGCGTACCCATGCTCAGCACCGCCACCCCTTCTGCAACCGGAAAAGATACCTTTACGCCTATACGCTTTGGTATCATCAGCGACCTGCACCAGGATTTCGCCTTCGACGCCGCCAGGCGGCTGGAGGCCTTTATCGGCGATATGCAACAGCTTAAACCAGACATGATCATCCAGCTGGGCGATTTCTGTCAGCCTAAACAGGAAAACAACATTATCATGGACATCTGGAACCGTTTCAAAGGCCCTGCTTACCACGTAGTAGGCAACCACGAAACGGACGGCGGCTTCACGCCCGCTGACGCCGCCCGGTACTGGAAAATTCCGCATACCTACTACTCCTTCGACCTGAAAGGATATCACTTTGTAGTACTCGATGGTAACGATGTCAACCCCGACCATAAGCCCAGATGGAAATACGAACGGTTTATCGGCGAGGAACAACTGCAGTGGCTGGCCAAAGACCTCGACAACACACAACTGCCCGTCATCGTATTTTGTCACCAGGGATTCGATAACGATAACGCGGTGGAAAACGCAGCACAGGTAAGACTGCTCTTCGAACATGCCAACAAAAAAGCGGGATTCCGTAAAGTGCAGCTGGCCTTCTCCGGCCACTTCCACCAGGATTATTATAACCGCATCAATGATGTGCATCACGTGCAAATCAACAGCGCCACCTATTTCTGGCGGGGCACCCGTTATGTGGACGAACCGTTTGACGCCGCCATCCACCAGCAATACCCGCTGATGAAATACATGTCCTTCTACCGCGATCCGCTATGGGCGCTGGTGGAAATTCACGCCGACGGTACTACGAAAATCACCGGCAGGACCAGCAGCTTCGTTGGGAAAACTCCCACCGCGCTGGGTATGCCGGAAAACGCGTGGACCTACCCCGCGGTGCCCCATATCTCCAACCGCACCCTCAAACTCAGTAAACGCCTGGCATAA
- a CDS encoding DUF2268 domain-containing putative Zn-dependent protease (predicted Zn-dependent protease with a strongly conserved HExxH motif) — protein sequence MKRKTCLRSNISVSCIVFILLFTCAGRVHGQDTSRVFTSDVDHFWEAFDSVQTVKDTTRQIAFMQSLYIDKGTEGLKLFMKLRRFDAPRLVTAINKYPKFWASVRENTLKVKPKIPAIETHIREFKALYPDLRPAKLFFTITAIRAAGTVRDSLALIGTEIATGNKNTDVSEFPDKRLANFFRTQSTDNIIPVVVHEYVHTQQRAEAKILLGQALHEGACDFMTELILKEPLMNSYLQYGRENEAALKEAFRKEMLGEDFSNWLYNGATTKTMGDLGYFMGYTICKSYYRRAKNKSQAIKDIITLNYGDQAALMAFLKKSRYYGRI from the coding sequence ATGAAAAGAAAAACCTGTTTGCGCAGCAATATCTCTGTGAGCTGTATTGTATTTATTTTGTTATTCACCTGTGCCGGCCGTGTTCATGGCCAGGACACTTCCCGCGTCTTTACCTCCGATGTAGACCATTTCTGGGAAGCCTTCGATAGTGTGCAGACGGTGAAAGATACTACCCGGCAGATAGCCTTTATGCAGTCTTTGTATATCGACAAGGGTACCGAGGGGCTTAAACTGTTCATGAAGCTCAGGAGGTTCGATGCGCCGAGGCTGGTGACGGCGATCAACAAATACCCGAAATTCTGGGCATCTGTCCGGGAAAACACGCTGAAAGTAAAACCGAAGATACCGGCTATTGAAACACATATCCGGGAGTTCAAAGCGTTATATCCCGATCTGCGTCCGGCAAAGCTCTTTTTCACCATCACGGCTATACGCGCCGCGGGCACGGTACGGGATTCACTGGCTTTGATAGGAACAGAAATCGCCACCGGCAATAAAAACACCGATGTGTCCGAGTTTCCTGACAAACGGCTGGCGAACTTCTTCCGGACGCAAAGCACCGACAATATCATCCCGGTAGTGGTGCATGAATATGTGCATACCCAACAACGGGCAGAAGCGAAAATACTGCTTGGGCAGGCGTTGCATGAAGGCGCCTGTGATTTTATGACAGAGCTGATCCTGAAGGAACCGCTGATGAATTCCTATCTCCAGTATGGGCGGGAGAACGAAGCGGCGCTGAAAGAGGCCTTCAGAAAAGAAATGCTGGGGGAAGATTTCTCGAACTGGCTGTACAACGGCGCTACTACGAAAACGATGGGCGACCTGGGCTATTTTATGGGGTATACCATTTGTAAGTCCTACTACCGCCGCGCTAAAAATAAAAGTCAGGCTATAAAAGATATTATCACGTTGAATTACGGTGACCAGGCTGCCCTGATGGCATTTCTGAAGAAATCACGATATTACGGCCGGATTTAA
- a CDS encoding cyclase family protein, producing the protein MKYRESGRSPLALSTAGGFMWGKQLLTKIFILAGMTFAALPSPAQQNDTSWYTSPYGANDEIGAVNLLTPEVVREAVKLVKTGKTYPLAMPIDKNLPAFRHRSFHLYNIQPGEQGGNTLGPNKFSFNDELVTAWTGVGTQLNGIGHIGIDNVYYNGNKAADFVTVEGVRKLGIEKVPPMVTRGVVLDMTAHYGKKTVPGGTEFTVADIQAVLKKEGITLRKGDVVLFNTGWLELIGKDNKQFLEVEPGIGMEAAKWLADQGIVAFGGDTWASEVYPNPGTKAEFPVNQFMLAKRGIYNLELIDSRALVQDKAWEFLFVLGQPLYVGSTQVNINPVAIH; encoded by the coding sequence ATGAAATACAGAGAATCGGGCAGGTCTCCGCTGGCATTGTCCACCGCCGGAGGCTTCATGTGGGGAAAGCAACTGTTAACAAAAATCTTCATCCTGGCAGGCATGACCTTCGCGGCACTGCCTTCGCCTGCACAGCAAAACGACACCAGCTGGTATACATCTCCCTATGGCGCCAACGATGAAATCGGCGCTGTCAACCTGCTCACACCGGAAGTAGTGCGGGAAGCCGTTAAACTCGTCAAAACCGGGAAAACCTATCCACTGGCAATGCCCATCGATAAAAACCTGCCGGCATTCCGGCACCGCAGCTTCCACCTGTACAACATCCAACCCGGCGAACAGGGCGGCAACACCCTCGGCCCCAATAAATTCAGCTTTAACGATGAACTGGTAACCGCTTGGACAGGCGTAGGCACACAGTTGAACGGTATCGGCCACATCGGCATCGACAACGTATATTACAACGGTAACAAAGCGGCTGATTTCGTGACTGTGGAAGGCGTCAGAAAACTGGGCATCGAAAAAGTACCGCCCATGGTTACACGCGGCGTAGTACTGGACATGACGGCACATTACGGCAAAAAAACAGTGCCCGGCGGCACCGAGTTCACCGTCGCTGACATACAAGCCGTACTGAAAAAAGAAGGCATCACCCTGCGCAAGGGCGACGTGGTACTGTTCAACACCGGCTGGCTGGAACTGATCGGAAAAGATAACAAACAGTTCCTCGAAGTAGAACCAGGCATCGGCATGGAAGCCGCCAAATGGCTGGCTGACCAGGGCATCGTAGCTTTCGGTGGCGACACCTGGGCATCTGAAGTATATCCCAATCCCGGCACAAAAGCAGAATTTCCTGTTAACCAGTTCATGCTGGCCAAAAGAGGGATCTATAACCTGGAGCTGATTGACAGCCGTGCATTGGTGCAGGATAAGGCCTGGGAATTTCTTTTCGTGTTAGGCCAACCGTTATACGTTGGTTCCACACAGGTAAACATCAACCCTGTCGCCATTCATTAA
- a CDS encoding DoxX family protein has translation MVLKIINAILILVAVFMGFKQGYAMFSGKPEMLEMFGKWGIGKTGVMINGIITILAAVLILFPKTFVWGNFLMALGILLIICFHLLDKDLKGVLIELPFLLLNLVIIYLQHPLKNG, from the coding sequence ATGGTCTTAAAAATCATTAATGCTATACTGATCCTTGTTGCTGTATTCATGGGCTTTAAACAGGGATATGCCATGTTTTCCGGGAAACCGGAGATGCTGGAGATGTTTGGCAAATGGGGTATCGGCAAAACAGGCGTGATGATCAACGGGATTATTACCATCCTGGCGGCCGTACTGATACTGTTCCCGAAAACTTTTGTGTGGGGTAATTTCCTGATGGCATTAGGTATCCTGCTGATCATTTGTTTTCACCTGCTGGACAAGGACCTGAAAGGCGTGCTCATTGAACTGCCTTTCCTGTTGCTCAACCTGGTGATCATCTACCTGCAACATCCACTCAAAAATGGTTAA